From Nonlabens sp. Ci31, the proteins below share one genomic window:
- a CDS encoding IPExxxVDY family protein produces the protein MAVHKLTDWELEEEPYILIAIHSTSEPYRMAYFINKYLEIGFRRTAVDQDILQQAYTANYPVYKYFDKEQNAPFYLIPNKYWGISNQEKVSLGLFDNEETTQVKTVLIKEYGTVDFLLKIEKDADFFPVKKLINALGEIPQVISVYPVDTFKIKQQDYLIFE, from the coding sequence ATGGCTGTTCACAAATTAACAGATTGGGAATTAGAAGAAGAGCCGTATATACTTATCGCTATACACTCTACATCAGAGCCTTACAGAATGGCTTACTTCATTAATAAGTACTTAGAGATAGGCTTTAGGAGAACAGCGGTAGATCAAGATATTTTGCAGCAAGCATATACTGCAAATTATCCAGTGTATAAATATTTTGACAAGGAGCAAAACGCCCCTTTTTATCTGATACCTAATAAATACTGGGGAATTTCAAATCAAGAAAAAGTGTCCTTAGGTTTATTTGATAATGAAGAGACGACGCAAGTTAAAACCGTTCTGATTAAAGAATATGGAACAGTTGATTTTTTACTTAAAATCGAGAAAGATGCCGACTTCTTTCCAGTTAAAAAACTAATAAATGCCCTTGGGGAAATACCTCAAGTAATAAGTGTCTATCCTGTAGATACTTTTAAAATTAAACAACAAGATTATTTAATATTTGAATAA
- the rnc gene encoding ribonuclease III, whose translation MNRIRKIFKSRSSTPTNEGLTDAIKKMTGLKAKDISIFETAFTHKSMGLKTVKGFAQSYERLEFLGDAILGAVIAEYIYNKVPSGDEGYLTKMRSKIVSREHLNELGQDFGLIKYAQTQVPTRNFGANIHGNLFEALVGAVYLDRGYAACKKFICKKIIEPYVDIEKLEGKVISYKSLLIEWCQKHKKKFEYNTYEDTGADEVRHFAVKLTIDNRIIAKARATSKKKAEEKASKRAFFALQDKF comes from the coding sequence ATGAATAGAATTCGCAAAATATTTAAATCTAGAAGTAGTACACCTACTAACGAAGGTTTAACTGATGCAATAAAAAAGATGACTGGCTTAAAAGCTAAAGACATTTCTATTTTTGAGACTGCCTTTACTCATAAATCAATGGGCCTAAAAACAGTCAAAGGATTTGCGCAAAGTTATGAGCGTTTAGAGTTTCTAGGTGATGCTATTCTAGGCGCGGTTATAGCAGAATACATTTATAATAAAGTGCCGAGTGGTGATGAAGGCTATTTAACTAAAATGCGTTCTAAAATCGTAAGTCGTGAACACCTCAATGAATTAGGTCAAGATTTTGGCTTGATTAAATATGCGCAGACGCAAGTCCCAACGCGCAATTTTGGTGCAAATATTCACGGTAATTTATTTGAAGCTTTAGTAGGAGCCGTATATCTCGATCGTGGTTACGCCGCCTGTAAAAAGTTTATTTGTAAAAAAATTATTGAACCTTACGTGGATATTGAAAAACTAGAAGGCAAGGTCATCTCTTATAAAAGTCTTCTGATAGAATGGTGTCAGAAGCATAAGAAAAAATTTGAATACAACACCTATGAAGATACAGGTGCAGATGAGGTCAGACATTTTGCCGTAAAACTCACCATCGACAATCGCATTATTGCAAAAGCCAGAGCTACTTCTAAGAAAAAAGCAGAAGAGAAGGCCAGTAAAAGGGCTTTTTTTGCTCTTCAAGACAAGTTTTAG
- the fabF gene encoding beta-ketoacyl-ACP synthase II, giving the protein MELKRVVITGMGALTPIGNNLQEYWEALKTGKSGCAPITYFDTEHFKTKFACEIKNFNVTDFIDRKEARRMDRFAQYALVAGDEAIADSGLDTDSIDKYRVGVIWGAGIGGLETFQEEVKAFATGNGVPRFNPFFIPKMIADIAPAHISIKYGFMGPNYTTVSACASSANAMLDAVNYIKLGHCDVIVTGGSEAAIAQAGMGGFNAMHALSTRNDSPQTASRPFDATRDGFVLGEGAGALVLEDYEYAKARGAKIYAEVIGGGFSSDAYHITAPDPEGRGVIAVMKNTLQNAGINPEDVDHINTHGTSTPLGDVAELKAIKAVFGEHASKISINSTKSMTGHLLGAAGAIESIASVMAIREGIIPPTINHTTIDENIDPSLRLVLNQPEIREVNVALSNTFGFGGHNCCLAFRKI; this is encoded by the coding sequence ATGGAATTAAAGCGAGTTGTCATTACAGGAATGGGTGCCCTTACTCCTATAGGGAATAACCTACAGGAATATTGGGAGGCATTAAAAACTGGTAAGAGCGGTTGTGCTCCTATCACTTATTTTGATACAGAACATTTCAAGACAAAATTCGCTTGTGAAATCAAGAACTTCAATGTGACTGATTTCATAGACCGCAAGGAGGCTAGACGCATGGATCGATTTGCCCAGTATGCACTGGTAGCAGGAGATGAAGCTATAGCCGACTCTGGATTAGATACCGACTCTATAGATAAATATAGAGTCGGTGTTATCTGGGGTGCTGGAATAGGTGGTCTAGAAACTTTTCAGGAAGAAGTTAAAGCGTTTGCCACTGGTAACGGTGTCCCTCGTTTTAATCCTTTCTTTATACCAAAAATGATTGCAGATATTGCCCCAGCTCATATTTCTATTAAATATGGTTTTATGGGTCCCAATTACACTACGGTATCTGCTTGTGCTTCTAGCGCAAATGCCATGCTAGACGCAGTTAATTATATTAAATTAGGACATTGTGATGTAATAGTAACCGGTGGTTCTGAAGCTGCCATTGCTCAAGCAGGGATGGGCGGTTTTAATGCCATGCATGCTCTTTCTACTCGCAACGATAGCCCACAAACAGCAAGCCGTCCATTTGATGCCACCAGAGATGGTTTTGTTCTAGGGGAAGGCGCTGGAGCTTTGGTACTAGAAGATTATGAATATGCAAAAGCTCGTGGAGCAAAAATCTATGCTGAGGTTATAGGTGGTGGTTTTTCTAGCGACGCGTATCACATTACAGCTCCAGACCCTGAGGGACGTGGAGTAATAGCAGTAATGAAAAACACATTACAAAATGCAGGAATCAATCCTGAAGATGTAGATCACATCAATACTCATGGAACTTCTACACCGCTAGGTGATGTTGCAGAGTTAAAGGCTATTAAAGCCGTTTTTGGTGAACATGCTTCTAAAATTAGTATAAATTCTACAAAGTCAATGACTGGTCACTTATTAGGTGCTGCTGGTGCCATAGAATCTATCGCTAGTGTAATGGCTATACGAGAAGGAATTATTCCTCCTACGATCAACCACACCACCATAGATGAAAATATTGATCCTTCCTTAAGACTTGTATTGAACCAACCTGAAATAAGAGAGGTAAACGTTGCCTTGAGTAACACTTTCGGATTTGGTGGACATAACTGTTGCCTTGCTTTCAGAAAGATCTAA
- a CDS encoding acyl carrier protein, giving the protein MSDIASRVKAIIVDKLGVDENEVVTEASFTNDLGADSLDTVELIMEFEKEFDIQIPDDQAENIATVGQAVSYIEEAKA; this is encoded by the coding sequence ATGTCAGACATTGCATCAAGAGTAAAAGCGATTATCGTAGACAAATTAGGTGTTGACGAAAACGAAGTTGTAACAGAAGCAAGCTTCACAAACGACTTAGGCGCAGATTCACTCGATACAGTTGAGTTGATCATGGAATTTGAGAAAGAATTTGATATCCAGATCCCAGACGACCAAGCTGAAAACATCGCTACTGTAGGTCAAGCTGTTTCATACATCGAAGAAGCAAAAGCGTAA
- a CDS encoding phosphoribosylglycinamide formyltransferase has product MKKIVILASGNGTNAQAIIDHFASSKLVTVSLILSNKPQAYVLERGTKAGISVMSFNRFAFAKAEHVQRLLNQEQPDLIVLAGFLWKIPSFLIQDHPNKIINIHPALLPNYGGKGMYGMNVHRAIIENKETESGISIHYVTENYDEGAIIKQATCSIAKTDTAEDLAAKIHLLEQEYFATTIEELLS; this is encoded by the coding sequence ATGAAAAAAATAGTAATTCTAGCGAGTGGTAATGGTACTAATGCTCAGGCGATTATTGACCATTTTGCAAGTTCTAAACTGGTTACAGTTTCTTTGATTTTGTCTAATAAACCCCAAGCTTATGTGTTAGAAAGAGGCACAAAAGCCGGTATTTCTGTGATGAGTTTTAACAGATTTGCTTTCGCGAAAGCGGAACACGTACAACGCCTTTTAAATCAGGAACAGCCTGATTTGATTGTTCTTGCTGGGTTTCTATGGAAAATTCCATCATTTTTAATTCAAGATCATCCAAATAAAATTATTAACATTCATCCAGCTTTATTACCTAATTATGGTGGTAAAGGCATGTACGGCATGAATGTGCACCGCGCAATTATTGAAAATAAAGAGACAGAAAGCGGCATTAGCATACATTATGTAACTGAAAATTATGATGAAGGCGCTATTATTAAGCAAGCGACTTGTTCTATAGCTAAGACCGATACTGCTGAAGACCTCGCAGCAAAAATTCACCTATTGGAACAAGAGTATTTTGCAACAACCATTGAAGAATTATTGAGTTAA
- a CDS encoding viroplasmin family protein, with translation MAKKKKFYVVWIGSKPGIYKTWAECQVQTKGYPKAKYKGFPTYQIAEKAFLDGPLEHWGKDKFYSTLSEEQLKLIGKPIQDSMTVDAGCQGVPGPMDYQGVDYFTGQVVFRKGPFPNSTNNVGEYLALVHALALMKKKNDKRPIYSDSKIAISWVKNKQHRTNLKRSKLNKESFELLERADRWLEQNTYVNKILKWETKAWGEIPADFGRK, from the coding sequence ATGGCTAAAAAAAAGAAATTTTATGTAGTTTGGATTGGCAGCAAACCTGGTATTTATAAAACTTGGGCAGAATGCCAAGTCCAAACAAAAGGGTATCCAAAAGCTAAATATAAAGGTTTTCCAACGTATCAAATTGCTGAAAAAGCGTTTCTAGATGGACCTTTGGAGCATTGGGGAAAAGATAAATTTTATTCAACTTTATCAGAAGAGCAGTTAAAGTTAATTGGAAAACCAATACAGGATTCTATGACTGTTGATGCAGGTTGTCAAGGTGTTCCTGGTCCTATGGATTATCAAGGTGTCGATTATTTTACCGGACAAGTAGTTTTTCGTAAAGGACCATTTCCGAACTCTACAAATAATGTAGGAGAATATTTAGCGTTAGTTCATGCCTTGGCATTAATGAAAAAAAAAAATGATAAACGTCCTATTTATTCTGATAGTAAAATCGCAATATCATGGGTAAAAAACAAACAACATAGAACTAACCTTAAAAGATCAAAATTGAATAAAGAATCATTTGAACTTTTAGAAAGAGCTGATAGATGGCTTGAACAGAACACTTATGTAAATAAAATACTTAAATGGGAAACAAAGGCTTGGGGAGAAATTCCAGCCGACTTTGGAAGAAAATAA
- a CDS encoding IS1595 family transposase translates to MDIFKGQNLLEFSDRFKTDADCKEYLSLIKSKTAYKCLKCNHSRYQSVKNFGRQCNICAHTESATANTLFHKVKFGVRKAFFICFEMATTTKSLSASYMGVRYGVTEKTARLFMMKVREAMSPSGNNPMDGEVHVDEFVIGGKDPGKTGRSYSGKKKKAITAVQLTEDGKVKRMYAMKIEDFSAQSLQYVFVNHISGDAKVVTDEWRGYRPISKAYDITQIKSNGGLNFKALHTMIHQVKSWIRTTFSWVSEHNLNRYFNEFCFRINRSQTKATIFNNLVTRMVNSEIIYQNKLIGN, encoded by the coding sequence ATGGACATTTTCAAGGGTCAAAATCTTCTAGAGTTCTCTGATCGCTTCAAAACCGATGCGGATTGTAAAGAATACCTATCATTAATTAAGTCAAAGACCGCTTATAAATGTCTGAAATGTAATCATTCCAGATATCAGTCTGTAAAGAATTTTGGTCGACAATGTAATATTTGCGCTCATACTGAATCTGCTACTGCAAATACGCTTTTTCATAAGGTTAAGTTCGGTGTGAGAAAGGCTTTTTTCATTTGTTTTGAAATGGCTACTACAACCAAAAGCCTTTCAGCTAGTTATATGGGTGTGCGCTATGGTGTAACTGAAAAGACCGCCAGGCTTTTTATGATGAAGGTTCGTGAAGCTATGTCTCCAAGTGGTAATAATCCTATGGATGGCGAAGTTCACGTAGATGAATTTGTTATAGGTGGTAAAGATCCAGGCAAGACTGGTAGGAGTTATTCAGGAAAGAAAAAGAAGGCTATCACTGCCGTACAACTCACAGAAGATGGAAAAGTAAAAAGGATGTACGCCATGAAAATTGAAGACTTCTCGGCGCAGTCTCTACAGTATGTTTTTGTTAATCATATCAGTGGTGATGCAAAGGTTGTTACAGATGAGTGGCGAGGATATCGACCTATTTCAAAGGCTTACGACATCACTCAGATAAAGAGTAATGGAGGATTAAATTTTAAAGCATTGCATACAATGATTCATCAGGTAAAATCTTGGATTAGAACAACATTTTCATGGGTGAGCGAACACAATTTAAATAGATACTTTAACGAGTTTTGCTTTAGAATAAATAGATCACAGACTAAAGCAACAATATTTAATAATTTGGTTACTAGAATGGTAAATTCAGAAATTATCTATCAAAACAAATTAATAGGTAACTAG
- a CDS encoding DUF5025 domain-containing protein, with protein MKNLFKDSSNHIYCGFVLILSLCLLIACDSDDAPSQESLLPPITMTGENTFGCLIDGKFFRPRDGNTSINAANRGLRILRSETNNIEFEIHDFKTNVARTFIIHVEDLLLSGEGIYEVNTSNGLRSLDGNNNSYIHCITKSPLTDEQAFYTSYDNSGNIFIEELLLDSLNGNIISGTFNAKLTNILNPQDTVLINKGRFDINSITILQTAFN; from the coding sequence ATGAAAAATCTCTTTAAAGATTCGTCAAACCACATTTATTGCGGTTTCGTTTTAATCCTATCGCTATGTTTATTAATTGCCTGCGACAGCGATGACGCACCATCGCAAGAATCTCTCTTACCACCTATTACCATGACAGGAGAAAATACCTTTGGGTGTTTGATTGATGGGAAATTCTTTAGACCTAGGGATGGTAACACCTCAATTAATGCAGCAAATAGAGGTTTGAGGATTTTGCGATCTGAAACCAATAATATAGAGTTTGAAATCCATGATTTCAAGACTAATGTTGCTAGAACCTTCATAATTCATGTTGAGGATTTACTACTATCTGGTGAAGGTATTTATGAAGTAAACACATCGAATGGTTTACGAAGTTTAGATGGTAACAATAATTCTTACATTCATTGTATAACCAAAAGTCCTCTTACTGATGAGCAGGCGTTTTACACATCTTACGACAATTCTGGAAACATTTTTATTGAGGAACTGCTTTTAGATTCATTAAACGGTAATATCATCTCTGGAACCTTTAATGCTAAGTTGACTAATATTCTAAATCCACAAGACACTGTTTTAATTAACAAAGGACGATTTGATATTAACTCAATAACAATATTACAAACCGCTTTTAACTAA
- a CDS encoding T9SS type A sorting domain-containing protein, which produces MKKIILIVGLVLSLCNGVAQNQGNSLDDALNNINQSAVSSGIIYERTMQLANLYNFNREQGFNIADYKYFRQALLEMHNASNKNLFLNLDQLDSQLEQEAQNLVPIGILNTDFQLLNYNIDNEQAGGLLYDSEENEFAQISGKLPFYTLHTTVIAPLKKAVEGNYVTYKLNINYLFQNQQQKIKTLSADFGDGVNRTLITNQQLISQNISVPYATSGVKTATYQVIYEDNTTLTTHSTIYFKKTQGLQKSIGLLCAGTVGLGSTKNDTLQADISFQGYNNDPSDPNRDPTIKAKIQYRTYFADNNSTGIVNNPIILLDGFDPGDKRKIEDCDCENDADCLSDNLNNDGSFNGGEYRSIVDLQNYTDNLGFTQNVLNSLREQGFDVIIVNHPTYKTDDLNTSQVIIDEVEIDGGAYYIESNAFALVKLLQLTKQELASNGSTAQIKLIGPSMGGQIAKYALAYMEKQEELTGAAVWDHNVSHYVSFDSPHLGANIPLGDQALLYLLSGESAAANDFYYNELGSPASKQQLIEFHQPKMINVLGMQVPSNSEVQQSLLNARTVSQGFSQDRGNEFFKIHYNNQFNNGVSGSNGFPIKTVNLAVVNGSLTGSTLTDYVEDERSYHFAPDGERVFSATAHARVKIDLPIGNIVFRVQVGSFDSHFMPSMGSSKKKIARFNSLRSSEKITKAPNFNNRGNMDNVPGGYFDVQGQIQSSVEDGPPPFDTVNHIPLIPSVRGFLYSQFHLFGANVSGEYRFSKNNNPINSFIPTYSAIAHLNPDQDWGNPLDFDLTCESNILTPFDSYFGESLNTEHVSFNQKSIDWLLGNFALDVGDVLDPVFPINTTSFSSPETMCVGDIVTIGFEDECKVASAPTYIVHSDNLRIVSQNGYSAQVEALSNGVGYIQVNINNSVGPSQGFSRQIHVGTPNLDNAFVTEIDSGTFLSLYPPSNFCDLVALRIDGIERFDLVDEIEMQKLPISIAYWDGDQRTGTDNTLGIYPNCNELFRFQVRARNACGWSEWVEFVKDIDGCANDCSTTSSSNIVSNNFIISPVPASTIIAIDMVQNPEWTFYTKACSDGLTDIGGTSHCTYFVSIQLYDFSGNQVINISHHELGTSFDISHLTTGTYVMHVTHGNQTETHQVPIN; this is translated from the coding sequence ATGAAAAAAATAATTCTTATTGTAGGATTAGTACTATCATTATGCAATGGTGTTGCTCAAAATCAAGGAAACTCTCTTGACGATGCTCTAAATAATATTAATCAATCTGCGGTAAGCAGTGGGATTATTTATGAGCGTACGATGCAACTTGCTAACCTTTATAACTTCAATAGAGAACAAGGTTTTAATATCGCTGATTATAAATATTTCAGACAAGCGTTATTAGAAATGCATAATGCAAGTAACAAAAATTTATTTCTTAATCTTGATCAGCTAGATTCTCAATTAGAACAAGAAGCTCAAAATTTAGTTCCTATAGGCATTTTAAATACAGACTTTCAATTATTAAATTATAATATAGATAATGAGCAGGCTGGTGGTTTGCTTTATGATAGTGAAGAAAATGAGTTCGCACAAATAAGTGGAAAACTTCCTTTTTATACCTTACATACAACAGTTATTGCACCGCTTAAAAAAGCAGTGGAAGGAAACTATGTTACCTATAAGCTCAACATCAATTATTTGTTTCAAAATCAGCAACAAAAGATCAAGACTTTATCCGCAGATTTTGGTGATGGTGTTAACCGAACGTTAATTACTAATCAACAACTTATTTCTCAAAATATTTCAGTTCCTTATGCTACTAGTGGTGTTAAAACTGCTACTTATCAAGTTATTTATGAAGATAACACTACACTAACTACACATTCTACCATCTACTTTAAGAAAACACAAGGTTTACAAAAGAGTATAGGATTGCTTTGTGCTGGTACGGTTGGTTTAGGATCTACTAAAAATGATACCTTACAAGCCGATATATCTTTTCAAGGTTATAATAATGATCCGTCTGATCCTAATCGAGATCCAACTATTAAAGCCAAAATACAATACCGCACTTATTTTGCAGATAATAACTCTACTGGAATAGTGAATAATCCTATCATCCTATTAGATGGTTTTGATCCAGGAGATAAACGTAAAATAGAAGATTGTGATTGTGAAAATGATGCAGATTGTTTAAGTGATAATTTAAATAATGATGGTAGTTTTAATGGTGGTGAATATAGGAGTATAGTTGATTTACAAAATTATACAGATAATTTAGGATTTACTCAAAATGTATTAAACTCTTTAAGAGAACAAGGCTTTGATGTCATTATTGTTAACCATCCTACTTATAAGACAGATGATTTAAACACTTCACAAGTTATAATTGATGAAGTAGAAATAGATGGTGGGGCTTATTATATAGAGAGCAATGCCTTTGCACTGGTAAAATTATTACAACTTACTAAACAAGAGCTAGCTAGCAACGGCAGTACAGCACAAATAAAACTTATAGGGCCTAGTATGGGCGGTCAGATTGCAAAATATGCTCTCGCCTATATGGAGAAGCAAGAAGAGTTAACTGGTGCAGCAGTATGGGATCATAATGTATCACATTATGTGAGCTTTGATAGTCCGCATCTAGGAGCAAATATACCTCTAGGAGATCAAGCGCTGCTTTATTTATTAAGTGGCGAGTCTGCTGCGGCCAATGATTTTTATTACAACGAATTAGGTAGTCCAGCATCCAAGCAACAATTAATAGAATTTCATCAACCTAAAATGATAAATGTTTTAGGCATGCAAGTTCCTAGTAATTCTGAAGTTCAACAATCACTTCTAAATGCCAGAACAGTTTCACAAGGATTTTCACAAGATCGTGGTAATGAATTTTTCAAAATACACTATAACAACCAATTCAACAATGGGGTTTCAGGCTCCAATGGTTTCCCAATAAAGACCGTTAATCTTGCCGTAGTAAATGGTTCTTTGACAGGAAGTACCTTAACAGATTATGTAGAAGATGAGCGATCTTATCATTTTGCGCCAGATGGTGAACGTGTATTTAGTGCCACCGCTCATGCACGAGTTAAAATAGATTTACCTATAGGTAATATAGTATTTAGAGTTCAAGTGGGAAGTTTTGATTCCCATTTTATGCCGTCTATGGGAAGCTCTAAAAAGAAAATCGCTAGATTTAATTCACTGCGTAGCTCAGAAAAAATAACTAAAGCACCTAATTTTAATAATCGAGGGAATATGGATAACGTTCCAGGAGGTTATTTTGATGTTCAAGGTCAGATTCAAAGTTCTGTTGAAGATGGACCTCCGCCATTTGATACAGTTAACCATATTCCCCTTATACCTTCTGTTCGAGGTTTTCTTTACTCACAATTTCATTTGTTCGGAGCAAATGTAAGTGGAGAATACCGATTTAGTAAAAACAACAATCCTATCAATTCTTTTATCCCAACATACTCAGCAATAGCGCATTTAAATCCTGATCAAGATTGGGGCAATCCTTTAGATTTTGACCTTACTTGTGAGTCAAATATTCTTACTCCATTTGACAGTTACTTTGGCGAGAGTTTAAATACAGAGCATGTCAGTTTTAATCAAAAAAGTATAGATTGGTTGCTAGGTAATTTTGCCTTGGATGTTGGAGATGTTTTAGATCCAGTTTTCCCTATCAATACCACTAGCTTTTCCAGTCCAGAAACTATGTGTGTAGGTGACATTGTTACCATAGGGTTTGAAGATGAGTGTAAAGTGGCAAGTGCTCCTACCTATATAGTGCATAGTGATAATTTAAGAATAGTTTCTCAAAATGGATATTCTGCACAGGTAGAAGCACTGTCAAATGGTGTAGGCTACATACAAGTAAACATCAACAATAGTGTTGGTCCTTCACAAGGCTTCAGTCGTCAAATACATGTAGGTACTCCTAATTTAGACAATGCCTTTGTTACTGAAATTGATTCGGGCACATTTTTATCTCTTTATCCACCTAGTAATTTCTGTGATTTAGTAGCATTGAGAATAGATGGGATAGAGCGATTTGATCTTGTAGATGAAATTGAAATGCAAAAATTACCTATATCTATAGCTTACTGGGATGGTGATCAAAGAACAGGAACAGATAATACTTTAGGCATATACCCTAATTGTAATGAACTATTTAGATTTCAAGTTAGAGCTAGAAATGCTTGTGGGTGGTCAGAATGGGTAGAATTTGTAAAAGATATAGATGGCTGTGCTAACGATTGCTCTACCACAAGTTCAAGCAATATCGTAAGTAACAATTTCATTATTTCTCCCGTTCCTGCGAGTACCATAATAGCTATAGACATGGTACAAAATCCAGAATGGACTTTTTATACTAAAGCATGTAGTGATGGACTTACAGATATAGGAGGAACCTCCCATTGTACTTATTTTGTGAGTATTCAATTGTATGACTTTAGTGGTAATCAAGTTATAAATATTTCTCATCATGAGTTAGGTACTTCATTTGATATTTCACATCTAACCACAGGTACTTATGTTATGCATGTTACTCATGGTAATCAAACTGAAACACATCAAGTACCCATCAATTAA
- a CDS encoding ferrous iron transport protein A, whose amino-acid sequence MITTVADLKRGETAIIKEFDEIDVPLKLLEMGCLPGNRVTMMQSAPFKDPIYLDINGTHLAIRRETAVTIRVELDG is encoded by the coding sequence TTGATAACTACCGTAGCAGATTTAAAGAGAGGAGAAACCGCAATCATCAAGGAATTTGATGAGATAGATGTACCATTAAAATTACTTGAAATGGGTTGTTTACCTGGTAATCGAGTAACCATGATGCAGTCAGCACCATTCAAAGATCCTATTTATCTCGATATTAATGGAACTCATCTTGCCATTAGAAGAGAAACAGCAGTCACAATTAGGGTAGAACTCGATGGGTAA